One genomic segment of Arachis duranensis cultivar V14167 chromosome 4, aradu.V14167.gnm2.J7QH, whole genome shotgun sequence includes these proteins:
- the LOC107484485 gene encoding uncharacterized protein LOC107484485 produces MDLTQAGVARKLQIEELECLRNEAYENAQIYKEKTKVFHDHHIQKKDFQEGDEVLLYNSRLCFMTGKLRSRWEGRFKVKEIKPYGVVELFDPKSEATFKVNGHRVKKYHGYKLPKELEVFLLADAPREGEA; encoded by the coding sequence ATGGATTTGACCCAAGCAGGAGTAGCCAGAAAATTGCAGATAGAGGAGCTCGAGTGTTTGAGGAACGAAGCGTATGAGAATGCCCAGATTTACAAGGAAAAGACTAAAGTATTCCATGACCATCACATCCAGAAGAAGGACTTCCAAGAAGGTGATGAGGTTCTCCTCTACAATTCGAGGCTTTGTTTCATGACTGGCAAGCTCCGCTCTAGATGGGAAGGACGTTTCAAGGTGAAGGAGATAAAGCCCTATGGAGTGGTGGAGTTGTTTGATCCTAAAAGTGAAGCAACTTTCAAGGTGAATGGACATAGAGTGAAGAAGTACCATGGCTACAAGCTCCCAAAAGAGCTAGAGGTGTTCCTATTGGCGGATGCACCTAGAGAAGGAGAAGCTTAA